A single Vibrio sp. YMD68 DNA region contains:
- the rsxG gene encoding electron transport complex subunit RsxG: MLAAIRKNGLTLAIFACATTGLVAITHHLTKDQIQRQEKAQLLSILNQVIPKELHDNDLYQSCTLVSDLALGTDESMPAYFATLDGQPSAVAIEAIAPDGYNGAIKLIVGIDQQGNVTGTRVLSHQETPGLGDKIDLRVSDWILGFIGKSVTDTNQDSWKVRKDGGQFDQFTGATITPRAVVGAVKRAVSFVNENRDQLTSQSFNCGGSNE, from the coding sequence ATGTTAGCCGCTATTCGTAAAAATGGACTCACATTGGCGATCTTTGCTTGCGCGACGACAGGGCTTGTCGCGATCACCCATCATTTAACCAAAGATCAAATCCAACGCCAAGAGAAAGCCCAGCTCTTGTCTATTCTTAATCAAGTCATTCCCAAAGAGCTTCATGACAATGATTTATATCAATCGTGTACCTTAGTCTCAGACTTAGCACTAGGGACCGACGAATCTATGCCTGCTTATTTTGCGACACTCGATGGTCAGCCAAGCGCGGTCGCTATTGAGGCCATTGCTCCTGACGGGTATAACGGAGCCATAAAACTCATCGTTGGTATCGATCAGCAGGGTAACGTTACCGGCACGCGCGTCTTATCGCATCAGGAAACACCGGGACTTGGCGACAAAATCGACCTAAGAGTCAGCGATTGGATTCTAGGGTTCATTGGTAAATCAGTGACGGATACCAACCAAGATTCATGGAAGGTACGTAAAGATGGCGGGCAGTTTGACCAGTTCACCGGTGCGACCATTACACCAAGAGCGGTCGTTGGAGCCGTCAAACGTGCAGTGAGCTTTGTTAATGAGAATCGTGACCAACTAACGAGTCAATCGTTTAATTGTGGGGGTTCAAATGAATGA
- a CDS encoding YvcK family protein, giving the protein MTLYSSIKVVAIGGGHGLGRMLAALKDFGSNATGIVTTTDNGGSTGRIRHCQGGIAWGDTRNCINQLITDPSISSMMFEYRFKGAGELDGHNLGNLMLTALDNLSVRPFEAIQLIRNMLKVDVNIVPMSEHPSDLTALSMEGKWVTGETNVDEMTDDLMRLDLSPEVPATKEGVSAIEEADCIILGPGSFLTSIMPPLLLPEIGKAISTNTNATVVFVENLSPEFGPAGRMSLKQKLEWCERACQGRKIDVVLGDTPHPEIDQEWHCLTTELASPNRDWRHDRSKLQTAIEQLLGG; this is encoded by the coding sequence ATGACTTTATACTCATCAATAAAAGTGGTCGCCATCGGCGGCGGTCACGGTCTAGGTCGTATGCTTGCGGCACTAAAAGATTTTGGTTCAAATGCAACAGGGATTGTGACCACCACTGACAATGGTGGCTCAACAGGGCGGATACGTCACTGCCAGGGTGGGATTGCTTGGGGGGACACGCGAAACTGTATCAATCAGTTGATAACCGACCCATCAATAAGCTCAATGATGTTTGAGTATCGCTTTAAGGGCGCAGGGGAACTGGATGGGCATAACCTGGGCAATTTGATGTTGACGGCATTGGACAACCTATCCGTTCGACCCTTTGAAGCCATTCAACTGATCCGAAATATGCTAAAAGTTGATGTCAATATTGTCCCCATGTCAGAGCATCCTTCTGACCTTACCGCATTATCCATGGAGGGAAAATGGGTGACCGGGGAAACCAATGTCGATGAAATGACCGATGATTTAATGCGATTGGATTTGTCTCCAGAAGTGCCCGCGACAAAAGAAGGAGTCAGCGCAATAGAAGAAGCGGATTGTATCATTCTGGGTCCAGGCAGCTTTTTGACTAGCATAATGCCGCCATTACTGTTGCCTGAAATCGGCAAAGCCATCTCGACCAACACCAATGCGACTGTGGTTTTTGTCGAGAACTTATCCCCTGAGTTTGGCCCTGCAGGACGCATGAGTTTAAAGCAAAAACTAGAATGGTGTGAACGAGCCTGCCAAGGCCGTAAAATCGATGTGGTCCTCGGTGACACGCCACACCCAGAAATAGACCAAGAATGGCATTGTTTAACGACGGAGCTGGCTTCTCCAAATCGCGATTGGCGACACGATAGAAGCAAACTGCAAACAGCCATTGAACAATTACTGGGAGGTTAG
- the rsxC gene encoding electron transport complex subunit RsxC yields MSTLSLIEQIKTGSLWQFHGGIHPKENKNQSNQSVPVNADVPQEIVLPIKQHIGKPGDLIVKSGDTVLKGQALTKYNTTMMLPIHSPTSGVITAIEPRITNHPSGLSEPCIVISPDGQEQWIEKNSIEEFQSASSETLLEHIRLAGISGMGGAGFPTAKKIQSGLSKTDFLIINAAECEPYITADDVLMRHYAEEIITGIEIVEHILKPKLTIIAIEDNKPEAIQAIQHAAKDKDIVIRVIPTKFPSGGEKQLIKLLTNQEVPNNGIPADIGMLVQNVASMYAIKRAVCDGEPLIQRIVTLTGNQFSQPRNVWALIGTPIESLLQQFGYKAAKKAPRLIMGGPMMGFTLPSALVPITKTSNCILAPGTRELPHSQYEMECIRCGQCAEVCPSALLPQQLQWHAKAEEYDKCTELNLKDCIECGACAYVCPSEIPLVQYYRQAKAEIKTRKEEAQAAERARQRFEERKERLERAKAERENKFKKAADSRRSEMKKSGGDDAIAAAIARVKAQKEQTQTDQPGAEKVVKPAVAAAIARAKAKQAEAQKSSEPDNTEMSRLRAERKKLARERKALEHTSDQQPTQTETDPKKAAVAAAIERAKARKAQQAEVPPTSESEAQAQTQAQGTPSAEPTEANQKKAAVAAAIARAKARKAQQAEVPPTSESEAQAQTQAQGTPSAEPTEADPKKAAVAAAIARAKARKAQQAEVPSTPEPKPQAQTQAQGTPSAEPTEADPKKAAVAAVAAAIARAKARKAQQAEVPSTPESEAQAQTQTQTQAQGTPSAEPTEADPKKAAVAAAIARAKARKAQQAEVPPTSESEDQAQTQAQGTPSAEPTEADPKKAAVAAAIARAKARKAQKEQLSNQPNNNEEKG; encoded by the coding sequence ATGAGCACACTTTCATTAATCGAACAGATAAAAACCGGCTCATTGTGGCAATTCCACGGCGGTATACATCCAAAAGAAAACAAAAACCAATCTAATCAGAGCGTTCCGGTAAACGCCGACGTTCCACAAGAGATTGTGCTGCCCATTAAACAGCATATTGGCAAGCCGGGTGATCTCATCGTCAAAAGTGGCGACACGGTATTGAAAGGCCAAGCATTAACCAAATACAACACAACCATGATGCTTCCTATTCATTCTCCGACTTCGGGTGTCATTACCGCTATTGAACCAAGAATAACGAACCATCCATCAGGGCTCAGTGAGCCATGCATTGTGATTTCACCGGATGGTCAAGAACAATGGATAGAAAAAAACAGCATCGAGGAGTTCCAAAGCGCCTCTTCTGAAACTCTCCTTGAACATATTCGCCTTGCAGGAATATCTGGGATGGGTGGCGCAGGTTTTCCGACCGCAAAGAAAATACAGTCTGGGCTATCCAAGACCGATTTTCTGATCATCAACGCCGCTGAATGTGAGCCGTACATCACCGCAGATGATGTTCTAATGCGCCATTACGCAGAAGAGATTATTACTGGCATTGAGATTGTTGAGCACATACTCAAGCCAAAGCTCACCATCATCGCCATTGAAGATAATAAGCCAGAAGCGATTCAAGCGATTCAACATGCAGCGAAAGATAAAGATATTGTCATTCGAGTCATTCCCACCAAATTCCCTTCTGGTGGCGAAAAACAGCTGATTAAATTGCTGACCAATCAAGAAGTGCCTAACAATGGCATTCCAGCCGATATCGGAATGCTGGTGCAAAACGTCGCTTCGATGTATGCGATCAAGCGAGCCGTGTGTGATGGCGAGCCTCTGATCCAAAGAATCGTTACGTTAACGGGTAATCAATTCTCACAACCAAGAAACGTTTGGGCCTTAATTGGCACTCCGATTGAGTCTCTACTTCAGCAGTTTGGCTATAAAGCGGCAAAAAAAGCACCGCGTCTTATCATGGGTGGCCCAATGATGGGGTTTACGTTACCCAGCGCCTTGGTGCCTATCACTAAAACCAGTAACTGTATTCTGGCCCCGGGTACGAGAGAATTACCTCACAGCCAGTATGAGATGGAATGCATTCGTTGCGGGCAATGTGCCGAAGTATGCCCTTCAGCTCTGCTTCCTCAACAATTGCAATGGCATGCCAAGGCAGAGGAATACGATAAGTGTACCGAGCTTAACCTGAAAGATTGTATCGAATGTGGTGCTTGCGCTTATGTTTGCCCGAGTGAAATACCTCTCGTTCAATACTACCGTCAAGCCAAAGCCGAAATAAAAACCAGAAAAGAAGAAGCTCAGGCTGCGGAACGAGCACGTCAGCGATTCGAAGAAAGAAAAGAACGCTTAGAAAGAGCAAAAGCTGAGCGAGAAAACAAGTTTAAGAAAGCCGCGGATAGCCGTCGAAGCGAAATGAAAAAATCAGGCGGTGACGATGCGATAGCTGCGGCTATTGCTCGAGTAAAAGCGCAAAAAGAACAAACGCAAACCGATCAGCCGGGTGCCGAAAAAGTCGTTAAGCCCGCCGTCGCCGCTGCCATTGCACGAGCGAAAGCAAAACAAGCTGAAGCGCAGAAATCTAGCGAACCCGACAACACCGAAATGAGCCGTCTTAGAGCGGAACGTAAGAAACTCGCTCGTGAAAGAAAAGCGTTAGAGCACACTTCAGATCAGCAACCCACGCAGACAGAAACCGATCCGAAAAAAGCGGCTGTCGCTGCGGCTATCGAGAGAGCCAAAGCGCGTAAAGCACAACAAGCCGAAGTGCCACCAACTTCTGAGTCAGAAGCTCAAGCTCAAACTCAAGCTCAAGGAACGCCATCCGCCGAACCAACGGAAGCCAATCAGAAGAAGGCTGCTGTGGCCGCCGCTATCGCAAGAGCCAAAGCGCGTAAAGCCCAACAAGCCGAAGTGCCACCAACTTCTGAGTCAGAAGCTCAAGCTCAAACTCAAGCTCAAGGAACGCCATCCGCCGAACCGACGGAAGCCGATCCGAAGAAGGCCGCTGTGGCCGCCGCTATCGCAAGAGCCAAAGCGCGTAAAGCACAACAAGCCGAAGTTCCATCAACGCCTGAGCCAAAACCTCAAGCTCAAACTCAAGCTCAAGGAACACCATCAGCCGAACCAACGGAAGCCGATCCGAAGAAGGCCGCTGTGGCCGCTGTGGCCGCCGCTATCGCAAGAGCCAAAGCGCGTAAAGCACAACAAGCCGAAGTCCCATCAACGCCTGAGTCAGAAGCTCAAGCTCAAACTCAAACTCAAACTCAAGCTCAAGGAACGCCATCCGCCGAACCAACGGAAGCCGATCCGAAGAAGGCTGCTGTGGCCGCCGCTATCGCAAGAGCCAAAGCGCGTAAAGCACAACAAGCCGAAGTGCCACCAACTTCTGAGTCAGAAGATCAAGCTCAAACTCAAGCTCAAGGAACGCCATCAGCCGAACCAACGGAAGCCGATCCGAAGAAGGCTGCTGTGGCCGCCGCTATCGCAAGAGCCAAAGCGCGAAAAGCACAAAAAGAACAGCTCTCCAATCAACCCAATAATAATGAGGAGAAAGGCTAG
- the rsxB gene encoding electron transport complex subunit RsxB — MITIVIAIIAVVALAAVFGAILGFASIKFKVEADPIVDQIDELLPQTQCGQCGYPGCRPYAEAIANGDKINKCPPGGQATIENLANLMGVEVEESAHDLNDAVKTVAFIHEDMCIGCTKCIQACPVDAIVGGTKALHTVIKDECTGCDLCVAPCPTDCIEMIPVAQTTENWKWQMNSIPVVDISDSVSHKKQDEVR; from the coding sequence ATGATCACGATTGTTATTGCCATCATCGCGGTTGTCGCTCTAGCCGCTGTATTTGGAGCGATACTTGGATTTGCCTCTATCAAATTTAAGGTTGAAGCGGATCCTATTGTGGATCAAATCGATGAACTTCTTCCTCAAACTCAGTGTGGTCAATGTGGTTACCCTGGTTGCCGCCCTTATGCTGAAGCCATTGCCAATGGCGATAAAATAAACAAATGTCCACCAGGTGGTCAGGCGACTATTGAGAATCTTGCTAACTTAATGGGCGTGGAAGTTGAAGAATCCGCACACGACCTGAATGACGCCGTCAAAACCGTGGCCTTTATTCACGAAGATATGTGTATTGGCTGCACCAAATGTATTCAAGCATGTCCTGTTGATGCCATCGTTGGCGGAACGAAAGCTTTACATACTGTCATCAAAGATGAGTGTACTGGTTGTGATTTATGCGTGGCCCCTTGCCCTACAGATTGCATTGAAATGATCCCTGTAGCTCAAACGACTGAAAACTGGAAATGGCAAATGAACTCGATTCCCGTTGTCGATATTAGCGACTCTGTGTCTCACAAAAAGCAAGACGAAGTGAGATAG
- the rsxA gene encoding electron transport complex subunit RsxA: MTEYFLLLIGTVLVNNFVLVKFLGLCPFMGVSKKLETAIGMGLATTFVLTLASVCSYLVENYLLAPLGIEYLRTMSFILVIAVVVQFTEMVVHKTSPTLYRLLGIFLPLITTNCAVLGVALLNIIENHNFIESIIYGFGAAAGFSLVLIFFASMRERIAAADVPGPFKGASIAMITAGLMSLAFMGFTGLVKM; encoded by the coding sequence ATGACCGAATATTTTTTATTGTTGATTGGCACTGTGCTAGTGAACAATTTTGTACTGGTAAAGTTTCTCGGGCTATGTCCATTTATGGGCGTATCAAAAAAACTGGAAACCGCAATCGGCATGGGTTTAGCGACCACGTTTGTGCTCACACTTGCGTCGGTTTGTTCGTACCTGGTCGAAAACTATTTGCTGGCTCCGCTTGGTATCGAATACCTGCGAACAATGAGCTTCATTTTAGTCATCGCTGTGGTTGTCCAATTCACGGAAATGGTGGTGCACAAAACCAGCCCTACGTTGTATCGACTGTTAGGGATCTTTTTGCCTCTGATTACAACCAATTGTGCGGTATTAGGGGTTGCTCTGCTCAACATCATCGAAAACCATAACTTTATCGAATCTATCATCTATGGTTTTGGGGCTGCTGCTGGATTTTCACTCGTCCTGATCTTTTTTGCTTCAATGAGAGAACGAATTGCAGCCGCGGATGTACCTGGCCCTTTTAAAGGTGCATCCATTGCCATGATTACCGCTGGGTTAATGTCACTCGCCTTTATGGGCTTTACTGGTTTGGTGAAAATGTAA
- the uvrB gene encoding excinuclease ABC subunit UvrB — protein MSKVFNLKSDYQPSGDQPTAIKKLLEGLDSGLAHQTLLGVTGSGKTFTLANVIAESQRPAILLAPNKTLAAQLYGEMKSFFPNNSVEYFVSYYDYYQPEAYVPTTDTFIEKDSSINAHIEQMRLSATKALLERKDAIIIASVSAIYGLGDPASYLKMMLHICRGDVMNQRDILLRLAELQYSRNDVAFERGQFRVRGEVIDVFPAESEQDAVRIEMFDDEIDCISVFDPLTGVVKQRDLPRYTIYPKTHYVTPRERILDAIEHIKKDLKERQTYLLENNKLLEEQRISQRTQFDLEMMNELGFCSGIENYSRYLSGRKEGEPPPTLFDYLPEDGVLIIDESHVTVPQIGAMFKGDRSRKETLVEFGFRLPSALDNRPLKFEEFESLAPQTIFVSATPGNYELEKSANDIADQVVRPTGLLDPQIEVRPVATQVDDLLSEIRIRAKKDERVLVTTLTKRMAEDLTEYLTEHGVKVRYLHSDIDTVERVEIIRDLRLGEFDVLVGINLLREGLDMPEVSLVAILDADKEGFLRSERSLIQTIGRAARNLEGRAILYGDSMTKSMKKAIDETNRRREKQQAYNLEKGITPQALKRSVKDIMEIGDIAKSKKKKTSKQVPLSQVAEPSLAYNTLTPQELDKEIKRMEAQMYQHAQDLEFELAAAKRDEIDKLRQQFITNS, from the coding sequence ATGAGTAAAGTGTTCAATTTAAAGTCTGATTATCAGCCGTCAGGTGATCAACCCACTGCGATTAAAAAGCTGCTCGAGGGTTTGGATTCAGGTTTAGCTCATCAAACATTGTTGGGGGTAACGGGATCGGGCAAAACCTTTACGCTAGCGAATGTTATTGCCGAATCACAGCGGCCTGCGATTTTACTCGCTCCTAATAAAACATTGGCTGCGCAACTTTACGGAGAAATGAAGTCGTTTTTCCCCAACAACTCCGTCGAGTATTTTGTTTCCTATTACGACTATTACCAGCCCGAAGCGTATGTACCAACGACAGATACGTTTATAGAAAAAGACTCCTCAATCAATGCACATATCGAGCAGATGCGTCTCTCTGCCACCAAAGCATTACTTGAGCGTAAAGACGCCATTATTATTGCTTCCGTCTCTGCCATTTATGGTTTGGGTGATCCTGCCTCTTATTTGAAGATGATGTTACATATTTGCCGTGGCGATGTGATGAATCAACGAGATATCTTACTTCGTTTGGCAGAGCTTCAATATTCTCGCAATGATGTTGCCTTTGAGCGCGGTCAATTTCGAGTTCGTGGTGAAGTCATTGATGTTTTCCCTGCGGAGTCAGAGCAAGATGCAGTGAGAATAGAGATGTTCGACGATGAAATCGATTGTATCAGTGTGTTTGACCCTCTTACTGGTGTCGTGAAGCAGAGAGATCTACCCCGCTATACTATTTACCCTAAAACTCACTACGTGACACCGAGAGAACGTATTCTTGATGCCATTGAGCATATAAAGAAAGATTTGAAAGAACGTCAGACGTATCTACTTGAGAACAATAAACTTCTTGAAGAGCAAAGGATCAGTCAGCGTACCCAATTTGACCTTGAAATGATGAATGAGCTTGGCTTTTGCTCTGGTATTGAAAACTACTCTCGTTACTTGAGTGGACGGAAAGAGGGTGAGCCGCCACCGACGTTATTTGATTACTTACCTGAAGATGGTGTTCTGATTATCGATGAGTCGCATGTGACCGTGCCTCAGATTGGGGCAATGTTTAAAGGAGATAGATCGAGAAAAGAAACCTTAGTTGAATTTGGATTTCGGCTACCTTCAGCTCTGGATAATCGTCCGCTAAAGTTTGAAGAATTTGAATCTCTCGCGCCACAAACCATTTTTGTTTCAGCCACACCGGGTAACTACGAACTGGAGAAGTCAGCCAATGATATCGCTGATCAAGTGGTTAGGCCGACTGGTCTGCTTGATCCACAGATAGAGGTACGCCCTGTCGCAACGCAAGTAGATGATCTTTTATCCGAAATTAGAATTCGGGCTAAGAAAGATGAACGTGTACTGGTCACGACACTGACAAAAAGAATGGCTGAAGACCTGACGGAATACCTAACCGAACATGGTGTTAAAGTCCGTTATTTACACTCAGATATTGATACGGTAGAACGAGTTGAGATTATACGGGATCTACGTTTAGGCGAGTTTGATGTGTTAGTGGGTATTAACTTACTCCGTGAAGGTTTGGATATGCCGGAAGTATCTCTGGTGGCCATACTTGACGCTGATAAAGAAGGGTTCTTACGCTCAGAGCGATCGCTCATACAGACGATAGGCCGTGCTGCTCGAAACTTAGAAGGTCGAGCGATTTTATATGGCGACTCGATGACTAAATCGATGAAAAAAGCGATCGATGAAACCAATCGCCGTCGTGAAAAACAGCAAGCGTATAACTTGGAGAAAGGGATCACTCCTCAAGCGTTGAAGCGCAGCGTTAAAGACATTATGGAAATCGGCGACATCGCTAAGTCAAAGAAGAAGAAAACAAGTAAGCAAGTGCCATTATCTCAAGTGGCAGAGCCATCATTGGCTTACAACACGTTAACGCCGCAAGAGCTTGATAAAGAGATTAAGAGAATGGAAGCGCAGATGTATCAACATGCACAAGATTTAGAGTTTGAGCTAGCAGCGGCAAAACGCGATGAGATCGATAAGTTGCGTCAGCAGTTCATCACCAATAGTTAG
- the luxU gene encoding quorum-sensing phosphorelay protein LuxU → MDVLNKIKVERLSNEIGPENVPVLLDIFLDELGLYAETLLSKEGHDKVAYLKEISHALKSSAASFGADRLCQLSIDIDMKIKTGQGLDPQTDSTEMVSVLELTRDVYQALVTK, encoded by the coding sequence ATGGACGTACTTAATAAGATAAAAGTAGAGCGACTTTCTAACGAAATTGGGCCTGAAAATGTGCCTGTATTGCTGGATATTTTCCTTGATGAGTTGGGTCTGTATGCTGAAACGCTGCTCAGTAAAGAAGGCCACGACAAAGTCGCCTACCTCAAAGAAATAAGCCATGCGTTGAAAAGCAGCGCGGCAAGCTTTGGCGCTGATCGTTTGTGTCAGTTATCCATCGATATTGATATGAAAATAAAAACGGGCCAAGGGCTTGACCCGCAGACTGATTCGACGGAAATGGTCAGCGTGCTTGAGCTAACAAGAGACGTATATCAAGCGTTAGTGACCAAATAG
- the rsxD gene encoding electron transport complex subunit RsxD — MAFFIASSPHAHNKKSTSDLMKWVMIAALPGLVAQSYFFGWGTLIQLIMALFIAVLLEGAILLIRKRHPLSALRDYSAPVTAWLLAIAIPPYSPWWVIVIGLIFAIVIAKHLYGGIGQNIFNPAMVAYVVLLISFPVQMTSWVTPVQLSQDPVYFIDAFSLIFSGFNHEGLSLAQIRTGIDGVTMATPLDAFKTGLHSGSTASEIMKQSQFSGFAGVGWEWINLAYLAGGLLLIKLRIINWHIPVAFLASLVVTSSIFSIVTPAETATPLLHLFSGATMLGAFFIATDPVSASTTVKGRLIFGAFIGFLVFVIRSWGGFPDGVAFAVLLANMCVPMIDYYTKPRTYGH, encoded by the coding sequence GTGGCTTTTTTTATCGCCAGTTCACCGCACGCTCACAATAAAAAGAGCACCTCAGATCTAATGAAGTGGGTGATGATTGCAGCATTACCTGGGCTTGTCGCGCAAAGTTACTTCTTTGGCTGGGGGACATTGATACAGTTAATAATGGCTCTATTTATTGCTGTTCTACTCGAAGGTGCCATCTTATTAATACGCAAGCGGCACCCATTGTCTGCACTGCGGGATTACAGTGCGCCTGTCACAGCATGGCTATTGGCTATTGCTATTCCCCCTTATTCCCCATGGTGGGTCATCGTCATTGGGTTGATTTTTGCGATTGTTATTGCCAAGCATTTATACGGTGGTATTGGTCAAAACATCTTTAATCCAGCAATGGTGGCATACGTCGTCTTGCTGATTTCGTTCCCTGTACAGATGACATCTTGGGTGACCCCTGTACAACTGAGTCAAGATCCTGTTTACTTTATTGATGCATTTTCTCTGATTTTCAGTGGGTTTAATCATGAAGGTTTGTCTCTTGCGCAGATTCGAACGGGTATAGATGGCGTCACAATGGCGACACCGTTAGATGCGTTCAAAACCGGACTGCACTCTGGAAGTACCGCTTCTGAAATCATGAAGCAAAGTCAATTTAGTGGTTTTGCAGGCGTAGGATGGGAGTGGATAAACCTCGCCTATTTGGCTGGCGGTCTATTGCTGATTAAACTCAGAATCATAAATTGGCATATTCCAGTCGCGTTTCTAGCCAGTCTAGTGGTGACGAGCAGTATTTTTTCTATCGTCACACCCGCTGAAACCGCGACGCCTCTATTGCACCTATTCTCCGGTGCGACAATGCTTGGGGCTTTCTTCATCGCAACTGACCCTGTATCGGCTTCAACGACCGTCAAAGGACGCCTTATTTTTGGTGCCTTCATTGGGTTCTTAGTCTTTGTTATTCGAAGCTGGGGAGGCTTCCCCGATGGTGTTGCATTTGCTGTGCTGTTAGCCAACATGTGTGTACCAATGATTGACTATTACACCAAACCACGCACTTATGGGCATTAA
- the luxO gene encoding quorum-sensing sigma-54 dependent transcriptional regulator LuxO encodes MQQLSDVHKSKYLLMVEDTASVAALYRSYLTPLGIDINIVGTGRDALDSLKNRTPDLILLDLRLPDMTGMDVLESAKQIHPDVPVIFMTAHGSIDTAVEAMRLGAQDFLIKPCEADRLRVTVNNAIRKASKLKNKDDYPGNQNYQGFIGSSHMMQAVYRTIDSAATSKASIFITGESGTGKEVCAEAIHAASKRGDKPFIAINCAAIPKDLIESELFGHVKGAFTGAATDRQGAAELADGGTLFLDELCEMDLDLQTKLLRFIQTGTFQKVGSSKMKSVDVRFVCATNRDPWKEVQEGRFREDLYYRLYVIPLHLPPLRERGEDVIEIAYSLLGFMSNEEGKGFVRLSPEVVECFNRFEWPGNVRQLQNVLRNVVVLNNGKEITLSMLPPPLNMPMDNQIRMQPSVKEQASVHDIFPLWQTEKAAIEQAIEACEGNIPRAAGYLDVSPSTIYRKLQAWNNVKP; translated from the coding sequence ATGCAGCAACTGTCAGATGTACATAAATCTAAATATTTATTGATGGTAGAGGATACCGCGTCGGTCGCGGCCCTGTATCGATCTTACCTCACCCCGCTAGGTATAGACATTAATATTGTCGGAACGGGGCGAGATGCGCTTGATAGCTTAAAGAATCGAACGCCCGACCTTATCTTGCTTGACTTACGGTTGCCAGATATGACGGGGATGGACGTCCTAGAAAGTGCGAAGCAAATTCACCCTGACGTGCCGGTTATTTTTATGACAGCCCACGGCTCTATCGATACCGCCGTTGAAGCGATGCGTTTAGGCGCTCAGGACTTTCTTATTAAGCCTTGTGAAGCGGATCGTCTGCGTGTCACGGTGAATAATGCTATTCGTAAGGCGAGTAAGCTTAAAAACAAAGATGACTATCCAGGTAATCAAAACTACCAAGGTTTCATTGGCAGCAGTCACATGATGCAAGCGGTCTACCGCACGATTGACTCCGCCGCCACCAGTAAAGCAAGTATCTTCATTACCGGAGAAAGTGGTACCGGTAAAGAAGTCTGCGCCGAAGCGATTCATGCGGCCAGCAAGCGTGGTGATAAACCCTTTATTGCGATTAACTGTGCGGCTATCCCTAAAGATCTGATTGAGAGTGAGCTGTTTGGTCACGTGAAGGGTGCATTTACCGGCGCGGCGACCGATAGGCAGGGGGCCGCAGAACTCGCTGACGGAGGCACTCTGTTTCTCGACGAGTTATGTGAAATGGACCTCGATTTACAAACTAAATTACTACGCTTTATTCAAACGGGGACGTTTCAAAAAGTAGGTTCGTCTAAAATGAAAAGTGTGGATGTTCGCTTTGTGTGTGCAACCAACCGAGATCCTTGGAAAGAAGTCCAAGAAGGGCGCTTTAGGGAAGATCTCTACTACCGCCTCTATGTTATCCCGCTTCATTTACCGCCTTTGCGTGAGCGTGGGGAAGACGTGATAGAGATTGCTTATTCATTATTAGGTTTTATGTCGAACGAAGAGGGTAAGGGGTTTGTACGCTTATCCCCTGAGGTGGTGGAGTGTTTCAATCGTTTTGAATGGCCAGGAAACGTAAGGCAATTACAAAACGTATTACGCAATGTCGTGGTTCTTAACAACGGTAAAGAAATTACACTGAGTATGCTCCCGCCTCCGCTCAATATGCCGATGGATAATCAAATCAGAATGCAGCCAAGTGTTAAAGAACAAGCCTCGGTGCATGATATTTTCCCACTATGGCAAACGGAGAAGGCCGCAATAGAACAGGCCATTGAAGCCTGTGAGGGGAATATTCCTCGGGCCGCAGGTTATCTTGATGTTAGCCCATCAACTATCTATCGAAAACTACAAGCATGGAACAATGTGAAACCGTGA